The sequence AAACTAGCCATCCTACTGCTCCTCTTAGGTGTCAGCTTGCTACTTGGTAACCAACATAACATGCTGATTACGTTGGCGCAAAGAGGCTATGGAAGCCAGAGGACTCTCTAGGTGTCAGGGAACGGTGCTCATATGCTACACTATAAGCACAGACTGGACCTGGATAAGGTGGCCCCACTGGCCATCTCTGGAAAAGTCCCAAGTTCAGGCCATCAGCTTCCCCTGCTCTGTGAGTAAACCCATCCTAACCTCATTATATATCAGGTTTGACTGCCTACAACGGCCAACTGTGCGCTGCCATGGGActaccaatcacagccagttgtgatacagtgtGGAATCAAACCCATGGTCTGTAGACaactctagcactgagacgcagtgccttaataaaccgctgcaccactcgggagccatcACTACTATTGCGGAGTCAGATTGATATAAATGCACATGCCTTGCAAGAACGATTTCTGTAATAATCACGTTTACatgacacatctgaaatcaggctacttGATGGCACTGAAATGCTGAAAATCACATGGTCAACATCAAagtagaacaaattcttatttacaatggatgcctactggggaacagtgggttaagtgctttgctcaggGTCAGAATGagatgttttaccttgtcagctcaggaattcAATCCAgcactggcccaaagctctaaccactaggctaccttagtTATGTGACAGGTGGGTTCTTGTCTAAATTCATAGACATGTTCAGATCATTTCCCCAATGCCCCATCGACTTGCCCAAATTTACAGTGCAATTCACATAAGTGATCTGATTATATTACAAGATATTTCCTATAGAGTTATCCTGTAGCATGTCTTACATATTAGTAACATTCTATTATCTAGTCAGATACATTTTTAATTTAGTGCCAAGATGGAGTGTAAAGTAAAACCGGGTTTAATGATGCATTGGATTTTTAAAAATTTAATTACAAAAACTAAAAACAGATCATTTCAACACTACTATACAAATAAGAAAAGATCTACTGCAAATAGGGTCAGTTGGTAATATACATTTGTTGTCTGGACCAGACAACCCAAGTACACATCCTAAATGGAACCCTAGTCTATATTGTGGACTACTTTCATCAGGGCCCACATAGaactcaaaagtagtgcactacatagggaatagggtgccagttgagATCTGGTACTGTGGTCAGTCCAGTAGCATCTAGTCTGGGCCATGTCCGTTTTCAAGTATTTACAGTTTCAAAGAGTCTAATGTCAAGGGCATCTTTGGGGCCTGTAAAAGCTTTAGAAGTCAGCATCCAGCCGGAAGGAGTTGTCTGTGGTGCCAGACATCACACCCATTCTCTGGTACTCCCCTACTCGTTTCTCAAAGAAGTTAGTCTTGCCCTCCAATGAGATGTTCTCCATGAAGTCAAAAGGATTCTCCACTCTGTAGATCTAGAAGAGAAGTTAATTGGTGTCTGCTAGTGGAATTAAAATGCTTTCATTAACCCCACCCATTTCTAGTAGCCATTGTCATGTTTGGGTTAATGCACAATAGTGCTGGCAAGAGCACatacacatctgggaccaggataAATTTAAACTACAGCTTTACAGGCAAGACTCAGTCAGGCGTCTATATCGTGTTGGCACCCCCTCAGTCAGCAGACCACATGCCCACTGAGCTGAGAACCAGCACCAACACTCAGCTCCCATTATCAGCTGAAGTACGTACCCCTGCGCTTCTCATCATTGCCAGCCCATGTCTATCAATCACAAGAAAATTAACTTATGGTCCACGGTCACAGGTAGCCCAATTATGATCCCCCCACTAATTggacttttgaccaatcacagagCTGATCAGTCAAAATAACTTTAGAATTGGACTGCCCATCTAAACATAGCCTTAGAATTACAACAGGTGTTGGATTGAACTCATTCTCCATATCAAAGGAGAAAACATGAGGGACCCAACTTCCCTTACATATGGCAACCCATTTTCTATGTAGTGCACTTAGGGACTGACCCATAGACTACCATCTCACCTTGTCAAAGCCCAGCTCCAGCATCAGCCTGTCAGCCACAAACTCTATGTACTGGGTCATCAGGTCGCAGTTCATACCAATCAGCTTTACTGGAAGGGCTTTTGTCAGGAACTCCTGAAATGGGAACAGACATCAGCATGTATTCACTAATTCAGATCTTTAATATTCAAATCCGGATACAAAAGGTATATATAATTTTCCATTAAGCACAATTAGGgccatgtgtcccaaatggcttcCCATTTACTGCCctactgaccagggcccatagctcTGTAGTGCGGTATCAGAGACATCTAGTGCAGTACAGGGAAACGGTGACATTTGACTCACATACCAAGAACAGGCTTAATCTGAGTCACGCAACAGGCCCTTATTGTGTATTCAATTTACCTGCTCAATCTCTACTGCGTTCCTGATGAGCTTGGTGACAGTCTCCTTTGAGGGCTTGTGCACCAAGTGCTTGAACATGAGGCAGGCAAAGTCGCAGTGGAGGCCCTGGATTTAGACAGAACTAGTTAGTAAGAATGCTGGTGGTAGTGACAAGTTCAACCAGGTTCACCCTCTGGGATAATTGTGTATTAGAGTTTTAATCAACAGTCAAAAGACTCACCTCATCTCTGCTGATGAGCTCATTTGAAAAGGTCAGGCCAGGCATGAGTCCCCTCTTCTTCAGCCAGAAAATGGCAGCAAAGGACCCAGAGAAGAAGATCCCCTCAACAGCAGCAAATGCAACCACACGCTCACCTGGAATACAAGCAACACCATTACCAACTGATTGACCACAACAATGCTGTGCAGGTTTTTAAGAGATGTACCTACCAAATTCAGCATTTTTGTTACCGATCCAGTTCAGGGCCCAATCAGCCTTCCTCTTCACACAGGGGAGAGTTTCAATGGCATTGAAGAGGTAGTCCCTGAGTGACAAAGTACATTGGGCACATTCTCAGAATGTTCAAGGCTGCACTACAAAATGTTTAATAAATTGCTTAGGGGTTTGAAATATGGGCATTGGTAGAGTACATTTTACTATCATGAGGCTCAGTAAGGCGTCTATATCGTGTTGGCACCCCTCAGTCAGCAGACCACATGCCCACTGAGCTGAGAACCAGCACCAACACTCAGCTCCCATTATCAGCTGAGGTACGTACCCCTGCGCTTCTCATCATTGCCAGATATAATACAAATATGGTTAACATACTAAATATCCCATACTGACCTCTCTTTAGGGTCTTTGATGTAGGTGTCAATGAGCAGGCTGTACATCTCAGAGTGGATGTTCTCCATGGCGATTTGGAAACCATAGAAGCATCTTGCTTCAGTCACCTGGACTTCTTGTGTAAATCGCTCCACCTAGTGGTGAAAATGAAGTAAAGGCAACCAATTCCACACAGCCACACTTTAATACTGGATGAGTTGCCATTTTCTAACCCTCAGATAAGTAATTTCTGACAGTGCATAGTGAAATAATTATTTTTGTATTGTATGATTTCAAGATCAACTTACCAGGTTCTCATTGACAATGCCATCACTAGCAGCAAAGAAAGCCAGTACATGAGAGATGAAATATCTCTCCTCGTCCTTCAAAGAATCCCAGTGTTGCGTGTCTTTGGAAAGATCAACCTGGAAAACAATATATGAAAACCAATTAAATTCATGTCCTGATAAAAATGACAATGCATGTGAATTTGTCTGAACCGAGTCAACGGTTTAACTGGTTGGTATGGAAATGAAGTACTACATATTAAATCATAACATGTAATTTACATGTAAAACAGAATAAAATGAACACATCAAGTTGGACATGCCTCCTCAGCTGTCCAGAATGAAGCTTCTGCCTTCTTGTACATCTGCCAGATGTCATGGTACTTGATGGGGAAAATGACGAACCGGCGTGGATTTTCTTTCAGGAGTGGCTCTTCTGTGTTGAATTTCTTGACATCCTGGGGCTTAACCtgaaagaattcacaaaatgtaAGTTACTGGTAAAATGTTGCTCAGGTAAACGAGCATATTCCTCAATGTTAGGATATAAAAATAGCATAGAATTAAATGGACGTTTTAAATACATGTACACAAGAAAAAGTCTAAAAGGCCCTTTAGCCTAACCAGTCTTACCAGTTTATGTATACGGGCAAGATTaccataaaaacatttttttcctaTTTTTAAAGCACTAACGTCAGCCATTGTTGCTAGCTAGAGCTCAAGACAAAGGCTTTCTTTATTGCAACAACATTGCACATCAATACAGGGACATCCCTGTGAATACAAGGCAATGAGACAACAGCAATGACTTCTAATAAATGTTCCCATCTTAAGTTTCACAGCTTGGGGGAtttataaaaaaatgtatcagtttaaatgaaaaaataaaggaattatcccaccccatttacagCAGCAAATACAATAATAATGTTAATAAAATAGTTATGATTGGAGTGACAAGGATAAGCATAATGCCATTTAACAAAGGTAAACAGGTAATTCTGGAGATCTTATACACAACCATTCATGAACTTCAAACTATAGTTTACTAGAATTATCTATAGATTCTGAATCAGAggaacaaaaaaatacattttgtcaATTGATTATTTTGTGCAAGAAATCATTTACTGGTTAGATAGACGAGAAACTCATTTTAAAATATTAACTTTAGATGACTCGACAATTAAGGTAAAAGCTAGACGCTTTTGACCATAGCATGGGTCGGTCACTTCCATAGCGATATTAAATACAAAAATTACTTAACTGCCAATCGTATCCACTTGTTAAATTTATACAAAAgattaaagtattttttttacttGGAAAAGAGGGAACAACCTCCGTGTACTTATGtttaacctgtttgggataggggcagCATTTACACATAtggatgaatagcatgcccagagtaaactgccttctactcagtcccagttgctaatatatgcatattattagtagatttggttAGAAAACACTGatgtttctaaaacggtttgatgtctgagtataacagaactcatatggcaggcaaaaactggagaaaaatccaatcaggaagtgggaaatctgaggtttggaGTTTCTCAactcttaataataataatatatgccatttagcagacgcttttatccaaagcgacttacagtcatgtgtgcatacattctacgtatgggtggtcccggggatcgaacccactaccctggcgttacaagcgccatgctctaccaactgagctacagaagggccTATCTAttgtgtctatggggtcaaattgcacttcctaaggcttccactatgTCAGTCTTtatttgatgcttctactgtgaaggatgggggaatgggagctgaatgagtcagtctggcagagtgccatgagcttgTGACACGTTCACGCGAGTGTTAActtgagttccattgcatttctgaagacaaaggaattctccgtttggaacattattgaagattagCCTAAAGATTAGCCTAAAGAGTGATTCTAtactttgacatgtttctacggactgaaGCGGAACTTTGACTTTGTCTGCTTGTGCGTgatgaatttggattactgggctgaatgCGTTACCTcttatttggacataaagatgaactttatcaaacatttgtggaactgggatttctgggaatgcattctgatgaagatcaaaaggTACGTGAATATTTATGccatttctgacttctgttgactccaacatggcggatatctattgcttgatttgttgtctgagcgctgtactcaaattgcatggtatgctttt is a genomic window of Oncorhynchus keta strain PuntledgeMale-10-30-2019 chromosome 19, Oket_V2, whole genome shotgun sequence containing:
- the LOC118398808 gene encoding ribonucleoside-diphosphate reductase subunit M2, with the protein product MLTTRSPLSKKNTNAITTQMDNISLVDKENTPPSLNTTRILASRTARKIFADDSEVKPQDVKKFNTEEPLLKENPRRFVIFPIKYHDIWQMYKKAEASFWTAEEVDLSKDTQHWDSLKDEERYFISHVLAFFAASDGIVNENLVERFTQEVQVTEARCFYGFQIAMENIHSEMYSLLIDTYIKDPKERDYLFNAIETLPCVKRKADWALNWIGNKNAEFGERVVAFAAVEGIFFSGSFAAIFWLKKRGLMPGLTFSNELISRDEGLHCDFACLMFKHLVHKPSKETVTKLIRNAVEIEQEFLTKALPVKLIGMNCDLMTQYIEFVADRLMLELGFDKIYRVENPFDFMENISLEGKTNFFEKRVGEYQRMGVMSGTTDNSFRLDADF